Proteins from one Rhinopithecus roxellana isolate Shanxi Qingling chromosome 20, ASM756505v1, whole genome shotgun sequence genomic window:
- the CACNA1H gene encoding voltage-dependent T-type calcium channel subunit alpha-1H isoform X4, whose protein sequence is MTEGARAADEVRVPLGAPPPGPAAAVGASPESPGAPGGEAEQGSEPGVSPPESPAAERGAELGADEEQRVPYPALAATVFFCLGQTTRPRSWCLRLVCNPWFEHVSMLVIMLNCVTLGMFRPCEDVECGSERCNILEAFDAFIFTFFAVEMVIKMVALGLFGQKCYLGDTWNRLDFFIVVAGMMEYSLDGHNVSLSAIRTVRVLRPLRAINRVPSMRILVTLLLDTLPMLGNVLLLCFFVFFIFGIVGVQLWAGLLRNRCFLDSAFVRNNNLTFLRPYYQTEEGEENPFICSSRRDNGMQKCSHIPSRRELRVPCTLGWEAYVQPQAEGVGATRNACINWNQYYNVCRSGDSNPHNGAINFDNIGYAWIAIFQVITLEGWVDIMYYVMDAHSFYNFIYFILLIIVGSFFMINLCLVVIATQFSETKQRESQLMREQRARHLSNDSTLASFSEPGSCYEELLKYVGHIFRKVKRRSLRLYARWQSRWHKKVDPSAVQGQGPGHRQRRAGRHTASVHHLVYHHHHHHHHHYHFSHSSPRRPGPEPGACDTRLVRAGASPSPPSPGSRPPDAESVHSIYHADCHIEGPQERAQVAHAAATAAASLKLATGLGTMNYPTILPSGMGSGKGSTSPGPKGKWASGPPGTGGHSPLSLYSPDPYEKIQHVVGEHGLGQAPGHLSGLSVPCPLPSPAAGTLTCELKSCPYCTRALEDPEGELSGSESGDSDGRGIYEFTQDVRHGDRRDPMQPPPAMDTPGPGSPRRRAQQRAAPGEPGRLGHLWATFSGKLRRIVDSKYFSRGIMMAILVNTLSMGVEYHEQPEELTHALEISNIVFTSMFALEMLLKLLACGPLGYIRNPYNIFDGIIVVISVWEIVGQADGGLSVLRTFRLLRVLKLVRFLPALRRQLVVLVKTMDNVATFCTLLMLFIFIFSILGMHLFGCKFSLKTDTGDTVPDRKNFDSLLWAIVTVFQILTQEDWNVVLYNGMASTSSWAALYFVALMTFGNYVLFNLLVAILVEGFQAEGDANRSDTDEDKTSVHFEEDFHKLRELQTTELKMCSLAVTPNGHLEGRGSLSPPLIMCTAATPMPTPKSSPYLDADPSLPDSRRGSSSSGDPPLGDQKPPASLRSSPCAPWGPNGAWSSRRSSWSSLGRAPSLKRRSQCGERESLLSGEGKGSTDDEAEDGRATPGPRATPLRRAESLDPRPLRPAPLPPTKCRDCNGQMVALPSEFFLRVDSHREDAAELDDDLEDSCCFRLHKVLEPYKPQWCRSREAWALYLFSPQNRFRVACQKIIMHKMFDHVVLVFIFLNCVTIALERPDIDPGSTERVFLSVSNYIFTAIFVAEMMVKVVALGLLSGEHAYLQSSWNLLDGLLVLVSLVDIVVAMASAGGAKILGVLRVLRLLRTLRPLRVISRAPGLKLVVETLISSLRPIGNIVLICCAFFIIFGILGVQLFKGKFYYCEGGDTRNISTKAQCRAAHYRWVRRKYNFDNLGQALMSLFVLSSKDGWVNIMYDGLDAVGVDQQPVQNHNPWMLLYFISFLLIVSFFVLNMFVGVVVENFHKCRQHQEAEEARRREEKRLRRLERRRRSTFPSPEAQRRPYYADYSPTRRSIHSLCTSHYLDLFITFIICVNVITMSMEHYNQPKSLDEALKYCNYVFTIVFVFEAALKLVAFGFRRFFKDRWNQLDLAIVLLSLMGITLEEIEMSAALPINPTIIRIMRVLRIARVLKLLKMATGMRALLDTVVQALPQVGNLGLLFMLLFFIYAALGVELFGRLECSEDNPCEGLSRHATFSNFGMAFLTLFRVSTGDNWNGIMKDTLRECTREDKHCLSYLPALSPVYFVTFVLVAQFVLVNVVVAVLMKHLEESNKEAREGAELDAEIELALAQGPRGARRVDADRPPSPQESPDARDTPNLLVARKVSVSRMLSLPNDSYMFRPVVPASAPHPRPLQEVEMETYGASTPLDSIASAHSPPAESCASLQIPLAVSSPARSSETLHALSPRGAARSPSLSRLLCRQEAVRADSLEGQIDGPRDTLDPAETGEKTLVRPVSQGGSLQSPPRSPRPASIRTRKHTFGQRCVSSRTAAPGGEEAEASDPADEEVSHITSSACPWQPVAEPQGPEASPVAGGERDLRRLYSVDAQGFLDKPGRVDEQWRPSAELGSGEPGEAKAWGPEAEPSLGARRKKKMSPPCISVEPPAEDEGSARPPAAEGGSTTLRRRTPSCEATPHRDSLEPTEGSGTGGDPAAKGERWGQASCRAEHLTVPSFAFEPLDLGGPSGDPFLDGGHSVIPEPRASSSGATVPLEPPETEPPVPVSDPPEKRRGLYLTVPQCPLEKPGSPSATPAPGDGTDDPV, encoded by the exons GCCTTTGACGCCTTCATTTTCACCTTTTTCGCGGTGGAGATGGTCATCAAGATGGTGGCTTTGGGGCTGTTCGGGCAGAAATGTTACCTGGGTGACACGTGGAACAGGCTGGATTTCTTCATCGTCGTGGCGGG CATGATGGAGTACTCGTTGGATGGACACAACGTGAGCCTCTCGGCTATCAGGACCGTGCGGGTGCTGCGGCCTCTCCGTGCTATCAATCGCGTGCCGA GCATGCGAATCCTGGTCACTCTGCTGCTGGACACGCTGCCCATGCTCGGGAACGTCCTTCTGCTCTGCTTCTTCGTCTTCTTCATTTTCGGCATCGTTGGCGTCCAGCTCTGGGCTGGCCTCCTGCGGAACCGCTGCTTCCTGGACAGTGCCTTTGTCAG GAACAACAACCTGACCTTCCTGCGGCCGTACTACCAGACGGAGGAGGGCGAGGAGAACCCGTTCATCTGCTCCTCGCGCCGAGACAACGGCATGCAGAAGTGCTCGCACATCCCCAGCCGCCGCGAGCTACGTGTGCCCTGCACACTGGGCTGGGAGGCCTACGTGCAGCCACAGGCCGAGGGGGTGGGCGCCACGCGCAATGCCTGCATCAACTGGAACCAGTATTACAACGTGTGCCGCTCGGGTGACTCCAACCCCCACAACGGTGCCATCAACTTCGACAACATTGGCTACGCCTGGATCGCCATCTTCCAG GTGATCACGCTGGAAGGCTGGGTGGACATCATGTACTACGTCATGGACGCCCACTCGTTCTACAATTTCATCTATTTCATCCTGCTCATCATC GTGGGCTCCTTCTTCATGATCAACCTGTGCCTGGTGGTGATTGCCACGCAGTTCTCAGAGACAAAGCAGCGGGAGAGCCAGCTGATGCGGGAGCAGCGGGCGCGCCACCTATCCAACGACAGCACACTGGCCAGCTTCTCTGAGCCTGGCAGCTGCTACGAAGAGCTGCTGAAGTATGTGGGCCACATATTCCGCAAGGTCAAGCGGCGCAGCTTGCGCCTCTATGCCCGCTGGCAGAGCCGCTGGCACAAGAAGGTGGACCCTAGCGCTGTGCAAGGCCAGGGTCCCGGGCACCGCCAGCGCCGGGCGGGCAGGCACACAGCCTCAGTGCACCACCTGgtctaccaccatcaccaccaccaccaccaccactaccatttCAGCCACAGCAGCCCCCGCAGGCCCGGCCCTGAGCCAGGCGCCTGCGACACCAGGCTGGTGCGGGCCGGTGCGTCTCCCTCACCACCCTCCCCAGGCAGCAGACCACCCGACGCAGAGTCTGTGCACAGCATCTACCATGCCGACTGCCACATAGAGGGGCCGCAGGAGAGGGCCCAGGTGGCACATGCCGCCGCCACCGCTGCCGCCAGCCTCAAACTGGCCACGGGGCTGGGCACCATGAACTACCCCACCATCCTGCCCTCAGGGATGGGCAGCGGCAAAGGCAGCACCAGCCCCGGACCCAAAGGGAAGTGGGCCAGTGGGCCACCAGGCACTGGGGGGCACAGCCCCTTGAGCTTGTATAGCCCCGATCCCTACGAGAAGATCCAGCATGTGGTCGGGGAGCATG GACTGGGCCAGGCCCCTGGCCATCTGTCAGGCCTCAGCGTGCCCTGCCCCCTGCCCAGCCCCGCAGCAGGCACACTGACCTGTGAGCTGAAGAGCTGCCCGTACTGCACCCGTGCCCTGGAGGACCCAGAGGGGGAGCTCAGTGGCTCAGAGAGTGGAGACTCAGATGGTCGTGGCATCTACGAATTCACACAGGACGTCCGGCACGGTGACCGCCGGGATCCCATGCAACCACCCCCTGCGATGGACACACCAGGCCCAGGCAGCCCCCGGCGGCGGGCACAGCAGAGGGCAGCCCCGGGCGAGCCAGGCAGGCTGGGCCACCTCTGGGCTACCTTCAGCGGCAAGCTGCGCCGCATCGTGGACAGCAAGTACTTCAGCCGTGGTATCATGATGGCCATCCTCGTCAACACGCTGAGCATGGGCGTGGAGTACCATGAGCAG CCCGAGGAACTGACTCACGCCCTGGAGATCAGCAACATTGTGTTCACCAGCATGTTCGCCTTGGAAATGTTGCTGAAACTGCTGGCCTGTGGCCCTCTGGGTTACATCCGGAACCCGTACAACATCTTTGACGGCATCATCGTGGTCATCAG CGTCTGGGAGATCGTGGGGCAGGCGGACGGCGGTTTGTCTGTGCTGCGCACCTTCCGGCTGCTTCGTGTGCTGAAGCTGGTGCGCTTCCTGCCAGCGCTGCGGCGCCAGCTTGTGGTACTGGTGAAGACCATGGACAACGTGGCCACCTTCTGCACGCTGCTCATGCTCTTCATTTTTATCTTCAG CATCCTGGGCATGCACCTCTTCGGCTGCAAGTTTAGCCTGAAGACAGACACCGGAGACACCGTGCCCGACAGAAAGAACTTCGACTCCCTGCTGTGGGCCATCGTCACCGTGTTCCAG ATCCTGACCCAGGAGGACTGGAACGTGGTCCTGTACAACGGCatggcctccacctcctcctgggCCGCCCTCTACTTCGTGGCCCTCATGACCTTCGGCAACTACGTGCTTTTCAACCTGCTGGTCGCCATCCTTGTGGAGGGCTTTCAGGCGGAG GGTGACGCCAACAGATCCGACACGGACGAGGACAAGACGTCGGTCCACTTCGAGGAGGACTTCCACAAGCTCAGAGAGCTCCAGACCACAG AGCTGAAGATGTGCTCCCTGGCCGTGACCCCCAACGGGCACCTGGAGGGACGAGGCAGCCTGTCCCCTCCCCTCATCATGTGCACAGCGGCCACACCCATGCCTACTCCCAAGAGCTCGCCATACCTGGACGCAGACCCCAGCCTCCCAGACTCTCGGCGTGGCAGCAGCAGCTCCGGAGACCCGCCCCTGGGAGACCAGAAGCCTCCG GCCAGCCTCCGAAGTTCTCCCTGCGCCCCCTGGGGCCCCAATGGTGCCTGGAGCAGCCGGCGTTCCAGCTGGAGCAGCCTGGGCCGTGCCCCCAGCCTCAAGCGCCGCAGCCAGTGCGGGGAACGTGAGTCCTTGCTGTCCGGCGAGGGCAAGGGCAGTACTGACGACGAAGCCGAGGACGGCAGGGCCACACCCGGGCCCCGTGCCACCCCACTGCGGCGGGCCGAGTCTCTGGACCCACGGCCGCTCCGGCCGGCCCCCCTCCCACCTACCAAGTGTCGCGACTGCAACGGGCAGATGGTGGCCCTGCCCAGCGAGTTCTTCCTACGCGTCGACAGCCACCGGGAGGATGCGGCCGAGCTTGACGACGACTTGGAGGAT AGCTGCTGCTTCCGCCTGCACAAAGTTCTGGAGCCCTACAAGCCCCAGTGGTGCCGGAGCCGGGAGGCCTGGGCCCTCTACCTCTTTTCCCCACAGAACCG GTTCCGCGTCGCCTGCCAGAAGATCATCATGCACAAGATGTTTGATCACGTGGTCCTCGTCTTCATCTTCCTCAACTGTGTCACCATTGCCCTGGAGAGGCCTGACATTGACCCCGGCAGCACC GAGCGGGTCTTCCTCAGCGTCTCCAATTACATCTTCACGGCCATCTTCGTGGCGGAGATGATGGTGAAG GTGGTGGCTCTGGGGCTGCTCTCGGGCGAGCACGCCTacctccagagcagctggaacCTGCTGGATGGGCTGCTGGTGCTGGTGTCCCTGGTCGACATCGTCGTGGCCATGGCCTCGGCTGGTGGCGCCAAGATCCTGGGCGTTCTGCGCGTGCTGCGTCTGCTGCGGACCTTGCGGCCTCTGAG GGTCATCAGCCGGGCCCCGGGCCTCAAGCTGGTGGTGGAGACGCTGATTTCGTCACTCAGGCCCATCGGGAACATCGTCCTCATCTGCTGCGCCTTCTTCATCATTTTTGGCATCTTGGGTGTGCAG CTCTTCAAAGGGAAGTTCTACTACTGCGAGGGTGGCGACACCAGGAACATTTCCACCAAGGCGCAGTGCCGGGCCGCCCACTACCGCTGGGTGAGGCGCAAGTACAACTTCGACAACCTGGGCCAG GCCCTGATGTCGCTGTTCGTGCTGTCGTCCAAGGATGGCTGGGTGAATATCATGTATGACGGGCTGGACGCCGTCGGTGTGGACCAGCAG CCCGTGCAGAACCACAACCCCTGGATGCTGCTGTACTTCATCTCCTTCCTGCTCATCGTCAGCTTCTTCGTGCTCAACATGTTCGTGGGCGTTGTGGTCGAGAACTTCCACAAATGCCGGCagcaccaggaggcagaggaggcgcGGCGGCGTGAGGAGAAGCGGCTGCGGCGCCTGGAGAGGAGGCGCAGGA GCACTTTCCCCAGCCCAG AGGCCCAGCGCCGGCCCTACTATGCCGACTACTCGCCCACCCGCCGCTCCATTCACTCGCTGTGCACCAGCCACTATCTCGACCTTTTCATCACCTTCATTATCTGCGTCAACGTCATCACCATGTCCATGGAGCACTATAACCAACCGAAG TCTCTGGACGAGGCCCTCAAGTACTGCAACTACGTGTTCACCATCGTGTTTGTCTTCGAGGCTGCACTGAAGCTGGTGGCATTTGGGTTCCGTCGGTTCTTCAAGGACAG GTGGAACCAGCTGGACCTGGCCATCGTGCTGCTGTCACTCATGGGCATCACGCTGGAGGAGATAGAGATGAGCGCCGCGCTGCCCATCAACCCCACCATCATCCGCATCATGCGTGTCCTCCGCATCGCCCGGG TGCTGAAGCTGCTGAAGATGGCCACGGGCATGCGCGCCCTGCTGGACACCGTCGTGCAAGCCCTGCCCCAG GTGGGCAACCTGGGCCTTCTTTTCATGCTCCTGTTTTTTATCTATGCTGCGCTGGGAGTggagctgttcgggaggctgg AGTGCAGCGAAGACAACCCGTGCGAGGGCCTGAGCAGGCATGCCACCTTCAGCAACTTCGGCATGGCCTTCCTCACGCTGTTCCGCGTGTCCACGGGGGACAACTGGAACGGGATCATGAAG GACACGCTGCGCGAGTGCACCCGTGAGGACAAGCACTGCTTGAGCTACCTGCCAGCCCTGTCGCCCGTCTACTTCGTGACCTTCGTGCTGGTGGCGCAGTTCGTGCTGGTGAACGTGGTGGTGGCCGTGCTCATGAAGCACCTGGAGGAAAGCAACAAGGAGGCGCGCGAGGGCGCGGAGCTGGACGCCGAGATCGAGCTGGCGCTGGCGCAGGGCCCCAGGGGTGCACGCCGGGTGGATGCAGACAGGCCTCCCTCACCCCAGGAGAGTCCGGATGCCAGGGACACCCCAAACCTCCTGGTCGCACGCAAGGTGTCCGTGTCCAGGATGCTCTCGCTGCCCAACGACAGCTACATGTTCCGGCCCGTGGTGCCCGCCTCGGCGCCCCACCCCCGCCCGCTGCAGGAGGTGGAGATGGAGACCTATGGGGCCAGCACCCCCTTGG ACTCCATTGCCTCTGCACACTCGCCGCCCGCGGAGTCTTGTGCCTCCCTCCAGATCCCATTGGCTGTGTCGTCCCCAGCCAGGAGCAGCGAGACCCTCCATGCCCTGTCCCCTCGGGGTGCAGCCCGCTCCCCCAGCCTCAGCCGGCTGCTCTGCAGACAG GAGGCTGTACGCGCCGATTCCTTGGAAGGGCAGATTGACGGCCCTAGGGACACCCTGGACCCTGCGGAGACTGGCGAGAAAACCCTGGTGAGGCCGGTGTCCCAGGGGGGCTCCCTGCAGTCTCCCCCACGCTCCCCACGGCCCGCCAGCATCCGCACCCGGAAGCACACCTTCGGACAGCGCTGTGTCTCCAGCCGGACGGCAGCCCCGGGTGGAGAGGAGGCCGAGGCCTCGGACCCAGCCGACGAGGAGGTCAGCCACATCACCAGCTCCGCCTGCCCCTGGCAGCCCGTGGCCGAGCCCCAGGGCCCCGAAGCCTCTCCAGTGGCCGGCGGCGAGCGGGACCTGCGCAGGCTCTACAGCGTGGACGCTCAGGGCTTCCTGGACAAGCCGGGCCGGGTGGACGAGCAGTGGCGGCCCTCGGCGGAGCTGGGCAGCGGGGagcctggggaggccaaggcctggGGCCCCGAGGCCGAGCCCTCTCTGGGTGCGCGCAGAAAGAAGAAGATGAGCCCCCCCTGCATCTCGGTGGAACCCCCTGCGGAGGATGAGGGCTCCGCGCGGCCCCCCGCAGCGGAGGGCGGCAGCACCACCCTGAGGCGCAGAACCCCATCCTGTGAGGCCACCCCTCACCGGGACTCCCTGGAGCCCACAGAGGGCTCAGGCACCGGAGGGGACCCTGCAGCCAAGGGGGAGCGCTGGGGCCAGGCCTCCTGCCGGGCCGAGCACCTGACCGTCCCCAGCTTTGCCTTCGAGCCGCTGGACCTCGGCGGCCCCAGTGGAGACCCTTTCTTGGACGGTGGCCACAGCGTGATCCCAGAACCCAGAGCTTCCTCTTCAGGGGCCACAGTGCCCTTGGAACCCCCGGAAACAGAGCCTCCCGTGCCCGTCAGTGACCCCCCAGAGAAGAGGCGGGGGCTGTACCTCACAGTCCCCCAGTGTCCTCTGGAGAAACCAGGGTCCCCCTCAGCCACCCCTGCCCCAGGGGATGGTACAGATGACCCCGTGTAG